In Juglans regia cultivar Chandler chromosome 13, Walnut 2.0, whole genome shotgun sequence, the DNA window TAGcattaagaattataaatattacaagtAGGAGAGACGAGAATAATCCTATTAATGCATGACTAGCAAGTTGGGGACAAGAATTGTTATATTGCACTAGCGTCCATCTGGAATCAAGTGACAAATTTGTGTGGGTGTGCCCGTGCATGCATGAACAAATTGTATAATAGTGGACTTTTTGACACTTTCTCTACTCCaaaacataaaagacaaaatgaTCTAAGACTTCAAGGGTTCTATGTAGTGAAACATGAAAGATAAAATACCTAGGGAATATGGAAAAAAGACAAGCTACTAGATAAAAGGTATAGAGACTAATATAGCCCGTTTggattcatctcatctcatctaatctaatttcaactaaaaatctcattactattcacaaactatctcaactcatctcatatctaaatCCAAACGGGCCCTAAAGTTAAAAGAGCAGTTTCCTGATTTTTATTTGCACCCCTTAATTTGTTTTGGTATATTCTCCATTTACATTTCATCCACCTGAAGATTTTTTGGCATAGCATTAGTGCTAATCTCATCAACAAAgcaaaattacatcccaaatctTGCTTCATTCATGTGATGAAATCATTTTTCACACCAATATGCATGCTAAAAGATAAGGTTTTCATTGTGGATGTTTTCATTCAGAGTAATCATGATTGTCATTTCCAAAGTCAAGCCCAATGTTGAAATATGAGCAATCAAAGTCTCGTAAAGGCTCCTTTGCAATATGAAATTTctccaagaaattaaaataattacttgTGATACGGTTTTGCGCCTCCTTTGTGCAATTTCTCTAAGTGAACTTAACAAAGGCTCCAATCCTGGAAGAATTTGCCTGAAGAGCAAGGCCCTACAAAATGATGAGATAACCTAAGCAAAGAGTTATATGCATTGCATTGAGATAGCATAAATGTAATCCTATTTACCGAGGTCCGCGTGGAAGTTTAGTGGGTGTATATTTCCCAGTAAGCATTCCAAGCCCTAGTGGACTATAAGCAATCAAGCGGATGCCCAGGGAATCACATATCTTCTTGATTTCCAATTGATCTTGTCCCATGCTTAGCAAAGAAAATTGCACCTGGAATTGTTGTGTTGTAGAATATAAGACAACAGTTTCAGTATAAATCCATAGAGTCTATCTACCATAAGCAGTAAAAAACTATAAATGCATAATACACTTCATATTCACTTCCAggaacataaaaatatattcaagttGATTTGCTGTAAAAAGTAAATTGAGGTGTTCGGTATGTTGAGTGATAAAAATGATAGACATATGGCAGTAACCATGTTATAGGAACTATAAAGAAGCTTGGCCAACATATCCAGCAGAATATACCACTAGCCTTGATACAAGTGCATAAAGATATTACCTGAGCAGAGCATAAGGGGACTCCCCTGGCTTTCAGGTAATCATGTATCTTTAGAAGCTGCTTTGGTCCATAGTTGCTCACACCAACTGCTTGAACTAAACCCTGCATGATACGATGTTTTGAGTATCACTATTTGCATTATGACTTAGTGTACTAACTTTGAAAGGTTGACTCTATTTGAGAAATCAAATTAACAACTATGCTTCCTCTTcaaacaaattgatcaaatATTCCTGGGGAGAAAATGATACAGGAAAACATGGGAATTAGGAAGaaacaaagggaaaaaataaaggatTAGGAAGTTAAGAATGTCAAAATGTCAAATAATGCATTGAAAAGATCTGACTTCATGCAATTCCCAAAAACCTCAGATGTTTTGATGCTTTGGAACACGTCAAAACgcctagaaaaaaaatgaattctctgaatcttttctaaaaaatagGATGCTTTATGTTTGTCTAAAGTTCCCATGACAAGAATGTTATCTATTTGTAAGTTCGATAATACATTGATGCATGTTTCTCTGTGTTAGTTCAACCTGATCATAGAAGCTACAATAGCAAGATTGGATAAAATTTTTAAGTCAGTATTCCAAAATGACACAGTATATTGTTTATTGAAATAGCTTCCACTCTTATATAAACAATGGTAACCTTCTCGTACATTGCCACTAAACCATCCCAAAGAACTAACTCCTGCAAAGGAGCATAATTTGCAGTTGACCAGTGCAACTGTCCTATTCCAATTTGTTTGATCTGCATCCGATCTAAAGAGGCCCTGAAAATagttcatcaaaatttattatcatAAGCTAGTAGAGCAATTTACATTCATTGTTGTCCACTCTAGGGGAAAATAGCTAAAAGGACAAGATATAATCAATAGAACAGCAAAAAGTAGTATTACTTGCAAGCATTCACGAACTGCTGTGATGTTAAGCGCCATGGATATGCCGCAAACTTGGTAGCAATCACAATGTCATCCTGCACCCGCTTTTTCCCTGAGTGTACATATATACAAACACTAAAACAACTAGTACCTCCATAGATATTAAAGATAAACCAAAGACTTATCCTGCAACACCAACACAATTTTTCCTCCCCGTTATGGAACGATCTTAATTATTTGATTGTCAGATTAAATTATCTGTGCAATGTTGCAGACTGCATTCTGATCACTAACCATCAGTAGAGGATCTACTGTTATGCAAGGCTGCATTCAAATGAATACATCCTTTTTCTGAACATTCAGTTAAATCTAGATTAATTTTCCCATCTTATTTCAGTAATGGGTACAAGATTGGTCATTGCTCTAGCAATTAGACCTAACATCAATCGACCTCATGATAAACCCGCACCATTACTGCCAAGTTTTTATTAGCAGGTTTAGTTATCATGTTTTGATTATTTCACATATTACAATTCGATTCGTTTGTATTAGTGGGAAACAGGTCCAATGAAATCCCCACAATACTGCTGTTTGGAAGACAAAAGAAGTTGAAGGAGGGAATTGAATAGAACAGCTCCTCTTCAGGGGGGAATACCTCGTGCCCTCATTAGAATGATGGAAAATTGAATTCTCACCTCAAATAACAGCTGACTGTGAAATTACATGCatgtttctttccttttcacAAATACACTGGAAAAAGCACATCTCAATCCTTTCTATTCGATGAGATTACAACttaatttattctttccttCACATTCCTTTGTAAACATCTTTTCCATCTTGTGTCGGTTATTAGGTAATCTGAGCATCGACAACAAGCAGAAGCAATGTGACAGTAATTGAAACTTCAATGAAAAGGACCATCTTTACCGCTTGGGCGacttaaaacttttaaacacaCACTTGTGTCTAGAAACCATTCATTAATGAGTTTTGTAGCACCTGTAAACTAGTTGAAGTCCAATGTTCCTTAATTGACTAAATATGCAGTTAATAAAACTTGAAAAGGCAAACTGACCCTGAAGCTCCCTGATGAACTTCCCAAGAAGCTTTTCACTCTGCCCATTCAACTTGCCAGTCCCATAAGAATCAGCTGTATCAAAGAGATTGATACCGTTATCCACTGCCAAGTTAAAAGTTTGTTGAAGCTCAGTGTCCATTGATTCCTGGTACCCCCATAGAAGCTGGTTGCCCCATGCCCACGTTCCAAACCCCATTGGAGATATGCTCATTGGGCCAATCTTCACCTGTCAATATCAATGAACATATCCTCCTTAAATTCAAATACACAAACAAACCAATTAGAGGAACGTTCAACGATATACCTTTTCCCATGGCCAATAGGATGGGAGTTTAAGGGGCTTAAAGGGTGAGGAAGGAAGGGAAATCTCATTTCGAGGGCTGAAAGGGCTAAAATATGCTGTGGGTGTTGAGCTAAAGAAAGCCATTGCTTGTGTCTTCCTTCCCAGTCACTGGTGGGAGTTGGCGAGGCAGTCGAAACAGCAGCGGTTTATGTGGCGTGGATTTGGTCTTGGACTCTTCTAAGTGGATGGTTTGATCTGGATAGGACGCCTttgtctaaataaaaaataaaaggtaatAAATTCAATGCTGAGGTTTACACagtaagataaaatgagataagataattttagatgaaagttaaaaattaaataaaatattattttttaatattattattattttaagatttgaaaaaattaaattatttattatattttatgtgaaaaattaaaaaaattaaaatgataaaataaaataaattggagTGATTCTTGAATCCAAATTGAGGCCCTTTTTGTCTATTGGTTTGTTTGGTCATACATGACTAACTCCTGTTAAAAtataatgagtaatgctagataaaaCTGTGGTTGTATAAATACTgtgtattctttttgaaaaagagcgtgatcaattcttaaaaaattaatctttccATGTGTAtcatatatttactttttttaaaagaagtgcgTATactctataattgtaaatattattttttaaatataatatatataattaaattaatactattaaaatataacatatataattaaattaatttattttcattagtttagactttttaaataaatgacgATTTAACACTTTATTCGCGCATTTTTTCCGTATGATAATTCCAATAAAAGAGCTAAGCttgtaaaatacaaaaatatcaaaatgtcTCTATATTTAGGCTATTGTTATCCTAAGTCGACCGGTGCTTCAAATATTGGGATTGGAGCATACTTTTCCTAACAATGAAGAATTATATTTCAACTTATGCCAAAAGTGATAGACTATTTGAATGTTAGAAAATTAGTAGGTAGTCTTGGAGCATAGATGACAAGATATTTCCAactaaagttttgaataccgtatcggAAGTTGTACCTGTCaaggcactgaaacgaaatatttcgatactgataccatttcgtgtaccgttttaagataatcgatatatgaataaattatatatatataaaaacatatatataaattatatttcaaaataatagtctatatatgaataaattatatataaatatatataaattataaataacttaatctgaattgagagtaaaaaaaatgagtttatagtttaaaaaaataaaaaaataaaaaatttaaaagttaaaatattggtCGGTATATGTCGAAATACAAGCCAGTATAAGTCGAAATATCGGCCAGTACGACTAGTATTTGagccaatataaaatatatgtaatatctATATTAGATCAATGATCGATACGACATATACCGACCGTACCGGCCAGAACAATACGgtatttaaaacaatatttccAAGACATCATTACATTAAAACTTTTaatgtaaatattattaatgataAGACATTCTACTATAGAATAAGAGTATTTTGTATCCGTACTTCAAGACTACttaatacactacaagaaaaaccgTATATACCGGCGATTTTTATATTGCTGGAAATTAAATCGCTGCGATTGAttcttatttgcagcgattttataaTCGCCGCAGGTTTTAAACACCGCATCCTGCTAAATGTTCAGGACTTAACTTATGtctttttttgcagcgatttattaTGTATATAGCAGCGAATTTTTTCGCGGGGGGGATAGCCAGCGATTATAAAATCGCCGCAGAAAATATCGGCACCATTTAATATCAATATCGTCGAATACAAACTCGCCGCAATTGAAGCCCATGGGCGCCAAATGCACGAAGTGCCTTTTATTTTCCCCCCAAGTTTATTTCTCCACATGTCTGCCCACTTCGACGCGCGAGAACTCTTCTGCACTAAGACCCATTGCACCAAAAGACTCCATTTTCAAACCCAAAAGCTCCGACATCTCCAGTGTTCTATCATGGCATCAACTCCCCCATCGTGAGCTTTTGACCCATTATTCGAGTCTCATTTCCCCACACTGGCCTTCTCCCTTCCGTCGAAAGTTCGAAGAGATTGTAGACCCCCAAATCCCACAATCGACTACCCTAGTGTTCTCCATTGCTCCTATTCTCTCTCTTGAGGAAGCTAGGTCCTACGTTTGTGGCTCcccttacaaatttcaaatccgTGCCTCGTGGAGACATAGAAGTTCATATTGAATTTTCAAGAATAATCGAGTGGTGGCTCCAGGTATCTCTTGCTGCCATTGCATTTATCTTCCCCCCTCCACATTTAATCGCGGTTGCATTACGAATTTGTTGTCGTCTTTAgatcttttcatgatttttccTTCTGTGAAACTGATGTGCATGCTCCTCTGTTTATTTTGCTGTTTAATGTTGTGTATGATCTGCCTCGTGTGTTTGAGCTGCTGTATCAGTTGTGggcattagataattttaattcaccaattttttttttttttggcttatcaGAAGCTTTTCTTGTAGAATTTATGGCTCAGTTTTTGGCTTATCAGAATGTTTTTCTGCTAGAATTTATGGCCCAGTTTTTGTTACCGTATTTAGTGTAAGTTAGTGATATCTTATAATGCTTGAAGAAAGTGCTGCCATTTTTCCTATAGTATATGAATTTCTGAAGTTGTTGCACAATGTAGGGGATTTCTACACACTACCATAGCTCATTTCTTTAGATCACGTCTGCTTATATAACTTACTAATgacaaggattaaaaaaaagacagtaTTTGGTGAATTAAATACTGCTACCTTATGAAAAGGTCTACTTATGAAGATGTGCTAAAAgtcctaatatataattataggacACATTTCTGTTCAcgtctatatcattttttttttcatttcagaattagacttatatatatatatcaagccaTTTAGAGAATATATATGGTCTTAGctagttatttcatttagagAAGCAGATCAACAGTGGGGTCATTTCTCACTCGAGTTCTTTACCAGCTTTAGGAGCTTACTGTCTGCCTTTTCTGATTTATGGCAGTCATTTACGTCTGCTTTTTGCAGATGTAATGTGTACCAAAAAGATATGAAGGATTCACTTCATCAGCTTTAAGGTTACCAATGTTTGCCACAGTATTGATCGTGTATTATCATAGAGTTTGGTGCCCAGGTTGGCAATCAATGGAACTTATGTTGGTACTCAAGTTAGTAACCAATGGAACTTACCCTTGTCTAGAATATATACCCATATATGTAATCATTGAAAAACTAACATGAATAGACTAGTAAGGATACCTCACTTGCCAGTGGATTTATAATATTCCACTTAAAAGTTTCAATATTCTAACTTGTACGGCGTGTTTagcaatgcatgcaatcatttttcactatccaatccggctttctttaatttttcaaatgctTGTATAGCCTCTGCATCAAAACCACCTGCAAACTGAAGATTCTGGTGGTTAATAAGATAGATATTGATGGGTGCCATTCATTTTTTGGAGTCCGTTGTACCTGGTGTACTCGATATGCATATCGAACTGGTGGTAACTTAAGATTCTCTTCACATGACTTGACATCAGCCTGCAGCGAGTTAGCTATCCTTTTCATGTATTCCCTGGCGAGCTTCAGTGAACTTAGTTTCATCTGCTAATAGTAAAAAGAGTTAGGGTTTGCATTTATTATGATTGTTGGTTTTGGTGGAAGTGGAGTTATCTCGGCAATATGAACTGATGGCCGATCTGGAAACCCTAGTGTAGATTATTGAAATGAATACATAGAAAAGACTCGATGGATTGCTGGCCGTTTAAGTAATCCTAgcttgattacttatcaaaataaaaaaaaaaagtaatcctAGATTGATCATTTAGCTATGAAGTTTAGGCAGCTTTTGACACTAGGCAGTTTACTTGTTAGGCAGGTAGCTAAAAGTTAAGACTAGGGTGCACAACCATACTTACAGCTTTATGATATCTTGAGCGGTTTTCAATTTCTCCAATCATgttctaaataaaatttcattttacgAATAAAATTCCCCTTTTATCCAATCTTTTCCATTTATTTGCTGGGAAATGTTtatcttttattccttttaaaacTGCTCAATAGCAGATCCTCCCTTTTTTTGCCATTCTCATCTTGATTCTACTTTTATTATCCTTCCAAAAACTATTACTATCTAGAGCTACTGGTTATCTATTTATTACGGCAATAATATATGGACATAGTCTACGGTTACTTGGTCTAGAAGCAGTAGGAAGTAAAGTGATAATAACTGAAAAAAATTTCCTGTCTCGATTCTAATATGACTTGCATTATGTTGATCtattattcaattcattatccTTATGCACTGCATTTTATCTCTAACCTGTGCCTTCTTGTAAATAACATCTCTATAACATGTACCTTCAGCTTACTCGTCACTTATACATCCCTCTCCTCGTTGTCCATGTCAAGCATATTTGGGGGATCCGATTAGATACCATTAAGTTGTGTTCATTCCCTCGGTTATTGTTATAGAAAATTTTAGCAGCCTATCtctctgaaatatgcaaaatcaGTTCCTACATAGCTTGGTGTAATAAATTCCCTTATCTATAAATTATACGAGAATAAGATTATACCAGTGTTATCTTCAACCTGGTTTAGACCCAAGCTGTCTCACCTTAGAACCAGTGTTATTTTCAAAGCTTGTGGTTGTTGTATTACCAACTATATATTCCAATCCTTTATACATAAATCGCTGCCAACTTTATTTCTTATAATGTCCATGGAAGCATTCTCTATTATCTTTGACTGCTGCtgccattatattaaaaagcaTTATATTATGGAGTTATTACAAATGGCCGCATCTATTAGAAACATAGTTTTGTCTTTGACTTCGTTGAAGTACTTGACAGTACATGCAGTGCCCTTGTATAAGAGTTGGGAGTGATCATTTGTCATTTGGCAAACGGCTagtgtcatatatatatttatatatatatgagtacatatattatattgagATTATTATGAACTCTTGCCCTGCAGATCTGTCTAGTAAATACATTTCATTGTTGCACTTGCCATGGAAATCTGTTAAACTATAacagcataatatatatttactattacTCAAGTTTTTCCCTtcccttttatatatttatatatatatgagtacatatattatattgagtATAAAATGAACTCTTGCCCTGCAGATCTGTCTAGTAAATACATTTCATTGTTGCACTTGCCATGGAAATCTGTTAAACTATAACAGCATAATATATATGACTATTACTCAAGTTTTTCCCTTcccttttatatatgtatatatatgataattcaCTTCCATTCATTAAGAATGATTACGAGATTTGAcccatatatattacttattcaCATGAGTAGATCAGAGGGAGAGCTAGGGATGTTGGTTCTGTTCAATTAGCATTTATGAATCCAACcttttttttggtattattatatAGATCATATGTATGCATACAACCACCCGGTCGCATGCATGAGGCACTTCGTAGGTTCAGTCGATCCGTTCAATCACTTTTGGAACCACTGTATATATTAGCTTTCTGATATTGCTGTCTGCCTAGCTACCGGCCTGCAGCAATTGTTTTGggaagtattaattttttaatttggcaGATTATATATGTTTGACGCTTGTGTAtaataagtttaattaattaagttgaaGTTGAAATTAAATCATAGATCGATAAAGTTTGAGAACCATCAAGATATTAACATTAAGCATGCTGCATGGTGCTCTGAGGTTCTGATCAGCACCAGA includes these proteins:
- the LOC108989598 gene encoding pyridoxal reductase, chloroplastic isoform X3, coding for MAFFSSTPTAYFSPFSPRNEISLPSSPFKPLKLPSYWPWEKVKIGPMSISPMGFGTWAWGNQLLWGYQESMDTELQQTFNLAVDNGINLFDTADSYGTGKLNGQSEKLLGKFIRELQGKKRVQDDIVIATKFAAYPWRLTSQQFVNACKASLDRMQIKQIGIGQLHWSTANYAPLQELVLWDGLVAMYEKGLVQAVGVSNYGPKQLLKIHDYLKARGVPLCSAQVQFSLLSMGQDQLEIKKICDSLGIRLIAYSPLGLGMLTGKYTPTKLPRGPRALLFRQILPGLEPLLSSLREIAQRRRKTVSQVAINWCICKGTIPIPGIKTVKQAEENLGALGWRLSSGELVQLENAARESPQRMIQNIFQTR